In Bacillus marinisedimentorum, a single window of DNA contains:
- a CDS encoding transglycosylase domain-containing protein — protein MSKKNSRMERREKAASRTPLERAGSIFFKMFIALLIVGLLGLGAGGYTSYAFIKDAPELDPERLNMSQSSTIYDMNENEIIDLSGKEHREFAEIESIPELVQNSFIAVEDVRFKEHNGIDLKRIAGAVVANVTDGYGAEGASTITQQVVKNTFLSKEKTIKRKVQEAYLAVKFEEKYSKDEILEMYLNKIYLGNGAYGVAAAADVYFDKTLDELTLSEAALLAGLPQRPSGYNPFLHPEKAEERRNTVLALMKKHGFINEKEYKEAVSVPVKETLSTKKDEESKYGAFIDQVIRELKSEGYSNAELFNGGLKIYTTLDPKAQTTVEETLTNGEKVKFPDEKLKAGLVLLDTKTGEIRAIGGNRDKAEDRTKRGFNYGTQLKRQPGSTVKPILDYGPGIENKKWSTFKQFEDEELKVKDHTFKNWDDEYHGEVSMRTALQWSYNIPAILAFQEVGAEKAKEFAGNLGINLENAYPSHAIGGFGKGISPMQLAGAYAAFGNEGVFNKPRTVRKVVTTDGKEQSFKTESKKAMSKAAAYMITDMLKTVIQEGTGASANIPSLAVAGKTGTTSLPPELQDANLDGSSDAWFAGYTTDYTAAVWTGYDKTTKETYLTDAKDDYSKEIFKVIMSEVSKDQKPADFKMPASVVEVTIDKKTGELASGHTPSDRKTVELFIKGTEPTEHFSPASKKNEEEEDKKKKQEEADKKEQEKKKEEEEKKKEEEKKKKEEEEKKKKEEEEKKDEQQNTDGEQQDTNDEESTEGENEEGTDDSSSGSSGDGNTDQTDDGDAAADEGSGTASSSSDNKETKDDSNSANPSPTKQNTQKEEKKESRKDDGDQTDEDTAEKQDEEDGEGEMNESSDKED, from the coding sequence ATGAGCAAGAAGAACAGCCGAATGGAGCGCAGGGAAAAGGCGGCAAGCCGGACACCGTTGGAGAGAGCGGGAAGCATTTTTTTCAAAATGTTTATCGCCCTATTGATTGTCGGACTTCTCGGTCTGGGGGCAGGAGGATATACGAGCTATGCGTTTATCAAAGATGCGCCTGAGCTTGACCCTGAACGTTTAAACATGTCGCAATCATCGACGATATACGATATGAATGAAAATGAAATCATTGATTTATCCGGAAAAGAACACAGGGAATTTGCTGAGATCGAGAGTATACCGGAGCTTGTCCAAAATTCATTTATTGCCGTGGAAGATGTCAGGTTCAAGGAGCATAATGGAATCGACCTGAAACGGATTGCCGGTGCAGTGGTCGCAAATGTGACAGATGGATACGGAGCAGAGGGAGCGAGCACGATTACTCAGCAGGTTGTAAAAAACACCTTCCTTAGCAAAGAGAAAACGATAAAACGCAAAGTTCAGGAAGCATATCTTGCCGTTAAATTTGAGGAAAAATACTCAAAAGATGAGATTCTGGAGATGTACTTGAATAAAATTTATCTCGGCAACGGTGCTTATGGAGTAGCGGCGGCTGCAGATGTCTATTTTGATAAAACACTTGATGAATTGACACTATCAGAAGCAGCGCTGCTTGCCGGCTTGCCGCAGCGCCCTTCCGGCTATAACCCATTTTTACATCCGGAAAAAGCGGAGGAAAGGCGCAACACGGTACTTGCCCTCATGAAAAAACACGGGTTCATAAATGAAAAAGAATACAAGGAAGCTGTTTCTGTACCAGTAAAAGAAACATTGAGCACAAAAAAAGATGAGGAATCGAAGTATGGAGCGTTTATCGACCAGGTGATTAGAGAGCTGAAATCGGAAGGTTATTCAAATGCTGAGCTTTTCAACGGCGGGTTGAAAATTTATACGACACTCGATCCGAAAGCGCAAACGACCGTTGAAGAAACGCTCACCAATGGGGAAAAGGTCAAATTCCCGGACGAAAAATTAAAAGCAGGACTGGTACTGCTTGATACGAAAACCGGGGAAATCCGTGCGATAGGAGGCAACCGCGATAAAGCGGAAGACCGAACCAAGCGGGGGTTCAACTATGGAACCCAGCTCAAGCGCCAGCCGGGTTCGACGGTCAAGCCGATTCTCGATTATGGTCCTGGCATTGAAAATAAAAAATGGTCAACATTCAAACAGTTTGAAGATGAAGAGTTAAAGGTGAAAGACCACACCTTCAAGAACTGGGATGACGAATACCATGGTGAAGTTTCGATGCGCACAGCCCTGCAGTGGTCTTACAATATCCCGGCTATCCTTGCTTTCCAGGAAGTCGGAGCTGAAAAGGCAAAGGAATTCGCGGGCAATCTTGGAATCAACCTGGAGAATGCGTATCCTTCTCATGCGATCGGCGGATTCGGCAAAGGCATTTCACCAATGCAGCTGGCCGGTGCTTATGCGGCATTCGGAAATGAGGGAGTATTTAACAAGCCCCGCACGGTTCGAAAGGTTGTCACAACAGATGGAAAGGAACAGTCCTTTAAGACAGAATCGAAAAAAGCAATGAGTAAAGCGGCCGCATACATGATTACCGATATGCTGAAAACGGTCATTCAGGAAGGAACAGGGGCGAGTGCAAATATCCCAAGCCTTGCAGTAGCAGGGAAAACAGGTACTACGAGCCTTCCGCCGGAGCTGCAGGACGCCAATCTTGACGGGTCTTCCGATGCATGGTTTGCCGGATATACGACAGATTATACAGCAGCTGTCTGGACGGGATATGATAAAACGACAAAAGAAACGTATTTGACGGATGCCAAAGACGATTATTCAAAAGAAATTTTCAAAGTCATCATGTCGGAGGTGTCCAAAGACCAAAAACCTGCTGATTTCAAAATGCCAGCTTCGGTTGTAGAAGTGACGATTGACAAAAAGACAGGCGAGCTTGCTTCCGGCCATACACCGTCAGACAGAAAAACAGTTGAATTATTCATTAAAGGCACGGAACCAACGGAACACTTCTCTCCTGCATCCAAGAAAAACGAAGAGGAAGAGGACAAAAAGAAAAAGCAAGAAGAAGCTGATAAAAAAGAACAGGAAAAGAAAAAAGAAGAGGAAGAAAAGAAGAAGGAAGAAGAGAAGAAGAAGAAAGAGGAAGAAGAAAAGAAGAAAAAAGAGGAAGAAGAAAAAAAGGATGAGCAGCAGAACACAGACGGCGAACAGCAGGACACAAATGACGAGGAGAGTACAGAAGGCGAGAACGAAGAAGGGACAGATGATTCCTCATCCGGCTCATCAGGAGACGGAAATACAGATCAAACAGATGACGGAGATGCCGCTGCTGACGAGGGCAGCGGCACCGCCTCCTCATCCTCCGATAACAAGGAAACGAAAGATGACAGCAATTCCGCAAACCCCTCCCCAACAAAACAAAATACCCAAAAAGAAGAAAAAAAGGAAAGCCGGAAAGATGATGGTGATCAGACAGATGAGGATACAGCTGAGAAGCAGGATGAGGAAGATGGTGAAGGTGAAATGAATGAAAGCAGTGATAAAGAGGATTGA
- a CDS encoding universal stress protein has translation MQFETRSDNCPTAAPPILTSSYKHSIVKENITLGGAMFQRLLLASDGSRHAERAAQKAVHLVKELADAHLTILHVSAQMPAKHRLLETNFNVKELLEEQAREKLAGTLQVLGAEDVEYALHTAVGDPAEEIVKAARENSMDLIIIGSRGLNTIGEVLLGSVSHAVAHDAHCPVMVVK, from the coding sequence GTGCAGTTTGAAACAAGGAGTGACAATTGTCCGACAGCCGCACCCCCTATCTTGACGTCCAGCTACAAACATAGCATAGTAAAAGAAAACATCACTTTAGGAGGCGCCATGTTCCAGAGGCTATTATTGGCATCTGATGGTTCCAGGCATGCTGAACGAGCTGCTCAGAAGGCTGTCCATCTGGTCAAAGAACTGGCTGATGCACATTTGACCATTTTGCATGTATCGGCACAGATGCCTGCCAAACATCGATTACTCGAAACCAATTTTAATGTTAAAGAATTGCTTGAAGAACAGGCCAGGGAAAAACTGGCCGGCACGCTGCAGGTTTTGGGTGCGGAGGATGTTGAATATGCTTTGCATACAGCTGTAGGAGACCCAGCCGAAGAAATAGTGAAAGCGGCCAGGGAAAACAGCATGGATTTGATTATTATCGGCAGCAGGGGGCTGAACACAATCGGCGAAGTCCTGCTCGGCAGTGTAAGCCATGCCGTTGCCCACGACGCCCACTGTCCTGTCATGGTTGTAAAGTGA
- a CDS encoding SulP family inorganic anion transporter produces MKLSGFMNGEFGNARADILAGMTVALALIPEAIAFAIIAGVDPMVGLYASFSIAVIIAFTGGRPGMISAATGAMALVIVSLVADHGVEYLLAATVLTGVIQVLLGFLKVGRFMTFIPQPVIIGFVNALAILIFTSQLSHFKGASWVMYAMVAGTLAIIYLLPRITKAVPSPLFAIIVMTGAAMFFNLNISTVGDMGTISRELPIFHLPQVPLTLETLQIILPYSLTLAAVGILESLLTATIVDEMTDTKSSKNREVKGQGIANFVTGFFGGMAGCAMIGQSVINVKSGGRGRLSAFVAGAFLLFLIMVLGNVVIQIPMAALVGVMIMVSIGTFDWQSLKGLNRIPVSDASVMVATVAIVVYTHDLAKGVLAGVVLSAVMFGWKMAKIKTNARLDANGVKIYTVSGQLFFGTMNYFVDLFDVKDDPELIVIDFSHSHVWDQSAVTAIAKVVYKYQQANKRVSITGLNEESQSIIEQIGLNPSGH; encoded by the coding sequence ATGAAATTATCGGGCTTTATGAACGGGGAATTCGGAAATGCCCGAGCTGATATTCTCGCAGGCATGACTGTTGCCCTTGCTCTCATTCCTGAAGCGATTGCGTTCGCCATCATCGCTGGTGTCGATCCGATGGTCGGCCTTTATGCATCCTTCAGTATCGCGGTGATCATTGCATTCACTGGCGGACGGCCGGGAATGATCTCCGCCGCAACAGGTGCGATGGCACTTGTAATAGTGTCCCTCGTTGCCGATCACGGGGTTGAATATTTGCTCGCGGCAACTGTCCTTACCGGCGTCATCCAGGTGCTGCTCGGATTTTTGAAGGTTGGGCGGTTCATGACATTCATCCCGCAGCCGGTTATCATCGGCTTTGTGAATGCACTCGCCATTTTGATTTTCACTTCCCAGCTTTCCCATTTTAAAGGGGCATCATGGGTCATGTATGCAATGGTAGCAGGAACACTTGCCATCATTTACTTACTTCCTAGAATTACAAAAGCTGTCCCGTCTCCTCTTTTCGCCATTATCGTCATGACCGGAGCAGCAATGTTCTTTAACCTCAATATCAGTACAGTTGGGGATATGGGTACAATTTCGCGTGAACTGCCGATCTTCCACCTGCCGCAAGTTCCGCTCACACTGGAAACGCTGCAGATCATTTTGCCTTATTCGTTAACACTTGCAGCCGTAGGTATCCTTGAGTCTCTTCTGACTGCAACGATTGTTGACGAAATGACCGATACAAAAAGCAGCAAAAACCGTGAAGTCAAAGGACAGGGAATCGCCAACTTCGTAACAGGCTTCTTCGGCGGAATGGCAGGCTGTGCGATGATCGGACAGTCCGTCATCAATGTCAAGTCAGGCGGGCGCGGACGGTTATCTGCCTTTGTTGCAGGCGCATTCTTGTTGTTTTTGATTATGGTCCTGGGTAATGTAGTCATTCAAATTCCGATGGCCGCCCTTGTCGGTGTCATGATTATGGTTTCGATTGGAACTTTTGATTGGCAATCATTGAAAGGCCTGAACCGGATCCCGGTGAGCGATGCTTCTGTCATGGTTGCAACTGTAGCAATTGTCGTGTATACCCATGACCTCGCTAAAGGTGTCCTTGCCGGTGTGGTCTTAAGCGCCGTGATGTTTGGATGGAAAATGGCGAAAATCAAAACAAATGCCCGTCTTGATGCAAACGGCGTGAAAATCTATACCGTTTCCGGCCAGCTCTTCTTCGGCACGATGAATTACTTTGTTGATTTATTCGATGTGAAAGATGATCCGGAATTGATCGTTATCGATTTCAGCCACTCCCACGTCTGGGACCAGTCTGCTGTCACCGCAATTGCAAAAGTGGTATACAAATACCAGCAGGCTAACAAACGTGTCTCCATCACCGGTCTGAATGAGGAGAGCCAGTCGATTATCGAACAGATTGGATTGAATCCCTCCGGCCACTGA